In Cygnus olor isolate bCygOlo1 chromosome 34 unlocalized genomic scaffold, bCygOlo1.pri.v2 SUPER_34A, whole genome shotgun sequence, one DNA window encodes the following:
- the LOC121062856 gene encoding olfactory receptor 10AG1-like, with amino-acid sequence MSNSSSISEFLLLSFADTRELQLLHFALFLVFLIIYLMVLIGNSLIVLITVMDSSLHNPMYFFLRNLSFLEICYTSTTLPKMLVAFLTGDGRISFLGCAAQLYFLIMLGSTECLLLAAMAYDRYVAICDPLRYSLVMNGGFCIRLVVGAWMAIVPVQVGQTYQVFTLPFCASRDLHHFFCDVPPLLELACADTFCNHVTLHTIILVVAVLPFSMIVISYTKIIRAILKMPSVPSRHKAFSTCSSHLGIVTLFYGSAMLVYFKRRSRDSADTDKYLALFYTIVTPMFNPVIYSLRNKEVRIALRRLLWRK; translated from the coding sequence TCTTCCTGATCATCTACCTCATGGTTCTCATTGGGAACAGCCTGATTGTGCTCATCACAGTGATGGACTCAAGCCTCCACAACCCCATGTATTTCTTCCTGAGAAACCTATCCTTCCTGGAGATCTGCTACACGTCCACTACTCTACCAAAAATGCTGGTGGCTTTCCTGACAGGAGATGGCAGGATCTCCTTTCTtggctgtgctgcccagctgtATTTCTTGATCATGCTGGGAAGCACTGAATGCCTTCTCTTGGCTGCCATGGCCTATGACCGCTACGTAGCCATATGTGACCCCCTGCGCTACAGCCTCGTCATGAATGGGGGGTTCTGCATCAGACTGGTAGTAGGGGCGTGGATGGCCATCGTGCCAGTACAAGTAGGACAGACCTATCAGGTGTTCACCTTGCCCTTCTGTGCATCCCGTGACCTTCATCACTTCTTCTGCGATGTCCCCCCTCTCTTGGAACTGGCCTGTGCAGACACTTTCTGCAACCACGTGACCCTGCACACTATCATCCTCGTAGTTGCTGTCCTTCCCTTTTCCATGATAGTTATTTCTTACACTAAAATTATCAGGGCAATTCTGAAAATGCCTTCAGTTCCGAGCAgacacaaagccttttccacctGCTCTTCACACCTCGGGATTGTGACTCTCTTTTATGGCTCAGCCATGCTTGTGTACTTTAAACGCCGGTCAAGGGACTCTGCAGACACTGACAAATACCTTGCCCTGTTTTACACAATTGTGACCCCCATGTTTAACCCAGTCATCTATAGTCTGAGGAACAAGGAAGTTAGAATCGCCCTGAGAAGACTCCTATGGAGAAAGTGA
- the LOC121062857 gene encoding olfactory receptor 14C36-like: MSNSSSITEFLLLPFADTRELQLLHFGLFLGIYLAALLGNGLILTAVACDHRLHTPMYFFLLNLALIDLGCISTTLPKAMANSLWDTRAISYIGCATQMFFFLFLFSAEYCLLTIMAYDRYVAVCKPLHYRSLLGSRACAQMAAAAWGSCFLYALLHTANTFSLPLCGQNTLDQFFCEIPSVLKLSCSDSYLREVWLLLVGVCLASGCFVFIILSYVQIFRAVLRMPSEQGWHKAFSTCLPHLAVVSLFINTCFFAYLKPPSISSPSLNLVVAVLYSVIPPTLNPLIYSMRSRELKWAVSKVILWLFLNSDKLPLFFQK; the protein is encoded by the coding sequence atgtccaacagcagctccatcaccgagttcctcctcctgccattcgcagacacgcgggagctgcagctgctgcacttcgggctcttcctgggcatctacctggctgccctcctgggcaacggcctcatcctcacagccgtagcctgcgaccaccgcctccacacccccatgtacttcttcctcctcaaccttGCCCTGAttgacctgggctgcatctccaccactctccccaaagccatggccaattccctctgggacaccagggccatctcGTACATAGGATGTGCCacacagatgtttttcttcctctttttgttttcagcagaataTTGTCTCCTCACCATCATGGCCTACGACCGCTACGTTGCCgtctgcaagcccctgcactacaggagcctcctgggcagcagagcttgtgcccagatggcagcagctgcctggggcagttGCTTTCTCTATGCTCTGCTGCACACGGCCAATACATTTTCACTGCCACTCTGTGGACAAAATACcctggaccagttcttctgtgaaatcccctccgtcctcaagctctcctgctcagactcCTACCTCAGGGAAGTTTGGCTTCTTCTGGTTGGTGTCTGTTTAGCAtctggctgttttgttttcatcatacTGTCCTAcgtgcagatcttcagggctgtgctgaggatgccctctgagcagggatggcacaaagccttttccacgtgcctccctcacctggctgtgGTCTCACTGTTTATCAACACCTGCTTTTTTGCttacctgaagcccccctccatctcctccccatccctgaaCCTGGTGGTGGCAGTTCTGTACTCGGTGATACCTCCAACATTGAACCCCCTCATCTATAGCATGAGAAGCAGGGAGCTCAAGTGGGCTGTTAGCAAAGTGATTTTATGGCTGTTTCTGAATAGTGACAAACTTCCcctctttttccagaaatga
- the LOC121062858 gene encoding olfactory receptor 14C36-like: MAYDRYIAICKPLHYGTLLGSRACVQMGAAAWGSGVLNAVLHTANTFSLPLCQGNAVDQFFCEIPQILKLSCSDSYLREIELLTFSGFLFWGCSVFILFSYVQIFRAVLRMSSEQGRHKVFSTCLPHLAVVFLFLSTGMCAYLKPPSISSPSLDLVMAFLYSVMPPAVNPLIYSMRNQELKNAIRKVMSWTFVRMC, translated from the coding sequence ATGGCCTACGACCGCTacattgccatctgcaagcccctgcactacgggaccctcctgggcagcagagcttgtgtcCAGATgggagcagctgcctggggcagtggggttctcaatgctgtcctgcacactgccaatacattttccctgcccctctgccaaggcaatgctgtggaccagttcttctgtgaaatccctcagatcctcaagctctcctgctcagactcCTACCTCAGGGAAATTGAGCTTCTCACATTtagtggttttctgttttgggggtgttctgttttcattcttttctcctatgtgcagatcttcagggctgtgctgaggatgtCCTCTGAGCAGGGACGGCACAAAGtcttttccacgtgcctccctcacctggccgtggtctttctgtttctcagcacTGGCATGTGtgcctacctgaagcccccctccatctcctctccatccctggaCCTTGTGATGGCTTTCCTGTACTCGGTGATGCCCccagcagtgaaccccctcatctacagcatgaggaaccaggagctcaaGAATGCCATTAGGAAAGTGATGTCATGGACGTTTGTAAGGATGTGTTGA
- the LOC121062859 gene encoding olfactory receptor 14A16-like: DLGCISTTLPKAMANSLWDTRAISYSGCAAQVFAFVFLISAEFFLLTVMAYDRYVAICKPLHYGSLLGSRACAQMAAAAWGSGVLYAVLHTASTFSLPLCQGNAVDQFFCEIPQILKLSCTNSYLREAGLLMFTSFLGFGCFVFIVFSYVQIFMAVPRMPSEQGQHKAFSTCLPHLAVVSLFFSTVIFAYLKPHSISSPNLNLAVAVLYSMVPPVANPFIYSMRNQDLKDSIWKMLIGFLSVATDCLPSSANDSHCSSEVKAPAQDPWSEGPWAQLQKDFARPLPLTA, from the exons gacctgggctgcatctccaccactctccccaaagccatggccaattccctctgggacaccagggctaTCTCCTACTCAGGATGTGCTGCACAGGTCTTTGCATTTGTCTTCTTGATATCAGCagagttttttcttctcactgtcaTGGCCTATGACCGCTatgttgccatctgcaagcccctgcactatgggagcctcctgggcagtagagcttgtgcccagatggcagcagctgcctggggcagtggggttCTCTATGCTGTGCTGCACACGGCCAGTACATTTTCCCTGCCactctgccaaggcaatgctgtggaccagttcttctgtgaaatcccccagatcctcaagctctcctgcacTAACTCCTACCTCAGGGAAGCTGGGCTTCTCATGTTCACGTCCTTTTTGGGTTTTggatgctttgttttcattgttttttcctacGTGCAGATCTTCATGGCAGTGCCgaggatgccctctgagcagggacagcacaaagccttttccacgtgcctccctcacctggccgtgGTCTCACTCTTTTTCAGCACTGTCATatttgcctacctgaagccccactccatctcctccccaaaCCTGAACCTGGCGGTGGCAGTTCTGTACTCCATGGTGCCTCCAGTAGCGAACCCcttcatctacagcatgaggaaccaggatCTCAAGGATTCGATATGGAAAATGTTGATTGGGTTTTTATCTGTGGCCACAGACTGTCTACCTTCTTCTGCAAATGACTCCCACT GTTCGTCTGAAGTGAAAGCCCCAGCCCAGGACCCATGGAGTGAAGGTCCCTGGGCACAACTGCAGAAAGACTTTGCAAGACCTCTGCCACTGACAGCTTGA